The Tripterygium wilfordii isolate XIE 37 chromosome 5, ASM1340144v1, whole genome shotgun sequence genome window below encodes:
- the LOC119998376 gene encoding leucine-rich repeat receptor-like protein kinase PXC2, with protein sequence MLPGLLFCLLLAPVLVLPVRSLDPTLNDDVLGLIVFKAGLQDPEAKLQSWTEDDYSPCGWDGVTCDQSSNRVTQLSLNGFSLSGHIGRGLLRLQFLQILSLASNNFSGTIIPDLAHLWSLQVIDLSENSLSGSIPDELFRQCGSLRSVSFARNNLTGQIPVSLTSCSTLQAVNFSYNQISGQIYSALWYMRGIVSIDLSNNLLDGEIPEGIGSLYNLRVINLGKNRLSGRIPWDIGGCFVLESLDFSENYLSGGLPESMQKLNSCTSLILRGNSLIGEVPHWIGELTTIETLDFSANRFSGWIPDSLGKLTALKELNLSMNRLTGELPESMKSCFNLLVIDVSQNKLTGDLPSWISKMGLQNSVLFGETANTIGFLGDLLSLNLSKNQLLGSIPTNIGKLKSANVLDLSDNRLNGNIPSEIGGAVSLKELRLQKNFLSGKIPTQLENCSSLTTLILSQNNLTGPVPAAIANLSNLQLVDFSFNNLTGSLPKELTNLSHLLLFNVAHNHLQGELPLGGYFNTISPSSVSGNPSLCGSVVKRACPSVHPKPIVLNPNSSDSSNGSSSSFNHRRRKIVLSISVLIAIGAAAFIAVGLVVVTLLNIHVRSSMSRSAAALALSNGDDFSCSPTNDPNYGKLVMFTGDAEFVAGDHALLNKDCELGGGGFGIVYRAILRDGRSVAIKKLTVSGLIKSQEDFEREVKHLGKIRHHNLVGLDGYYWTPSLQLLIYEYISSGSLYRHLHDATGSNCLTWRQRFRVILGMAKGLAHLHQLNIIHYNLKSTNVLLDDSGEAKVGDFGLARLLPALDRCILSSKIQSALGYMAPEFACRTVKITEKCDVYGFGVLVLEVVTGKRPVEYMEDDVVVLCDMVRRALEDGRMEECVDERLQSNFPADEAIPVIKLGLICASQVPSNRPDMEEVVNILELIQSPSEGREELE encoded by the exons ATGCTACCCGGCCTACTCTTTTGTCTGCTTTTAGCTCCAGTTCTGGTTTTGCCGGTACGGTCACTTGATCCGACTCTCAACGACGACGTGCTGGGACTGATCGTTTTCAAGGCCGGTCTGCAGGACCCAGAAGCGAAGCTGCAGTCATGGACAGAGGACGATTACAGTCCATGCGGTTGGGACGGTGTCACATGCGACCAGAGTAGCAACCGGGTCACCCAGCTCAGCCTGAATGGTTTCTCGCTCTCAGGTCATATAGGCCGCGGCCTCTTGCGGTTGCAGTTCCTTCAAATTCTGTCATTGGCGAGCAACAACTTCTCCGGCACCATAATCCCTGATCTTGCTCACCTGTGGAGCTTGCAGGTTATTGATTTGAGTGAAAACAGTCTTTCCGGGTCGATCCCAGACGAGCTTTTTCGACAATGTGGGTCGTTGAGATCGGTTTCGTTTGCGAGGAACAATCTGACAGGGCAAATCCCTGTTTCTTTGACCTCATGCTCTACACTTCAAGCTGTTAACTTCTCATATAATCAGATTTCTGGGCAGATATACTCTGCTTTGTGGTATATGAGGGGCATTGTGTCCATTGATCTTTCAAATAATTTGCTTGACGGGGAGATTCCTGAAGGAATTGGaagtttgtacaatttgagagtGATAAATTTGGGGAAGAACAGATTATCTGGTCGGATTCCATGGGATATCGGAGGTTGTTTCGTATTGGAATCCCTTGATTTTAGTGAGAATTATTTGTCCGGAGGTCTTCCAGAGTCGATGCAGAAGCTTAATTCCTGCACTTCATTGATCTTGCGGGGCAATTCATTGATAGGAGAGGTTCCACATTGGATTGGAGAATTAACAACTATTGAGACCTTGGACTTTTCGGCTAATAGGTTCTCCGGTTGGATTCCGGATTCCTTAGGGAAGCTAACAGCATTGAAGGAACTGAATTTGTCTATGAATCGCCTGACCGGAGAGTTGCCTGAGTCGATGAAAAGCTGCTTCAACCTTTTGGTTATTGATGTCAGCCAGAATAAATTGACTGGTGATCTTCCTTCCTGGATTTCTAAAATGGGATTGCAGAATTCAGTTCTTTTTGGTGAAACAGCAAATACCATTGGGTTTCTTGGTGACTTGCTGTCCTTAAATTTGTCCAAAAACCAACTTCTTGGTTCGATTCCGACAAACATTGGCAAATTGAAATCCGCTAATGTTCTTGATTTGAGTGACAATAGGCTAAATGGGAACATTCCTTCTGAAATTGGAGGTGCTGTTTCGCTCAAGGAGTTGAGGCTGCAGAAGAACTTCCTAAGCGGAAAAATTCCAACTCAACTCGAAAATTGCTCGTCTCTTACAACCTT GATTCTGTCTCAGAACAACCTCACCGGTCCGGTACCTGCAGCGATTGCAAACCTAAGCAACCTTCAGTTagttgatttttctttcaacaatCTAACTGGAAGTTTACCCAAGGAGCTGACAAATCTTTCACACCTGTTGTTGTTCAACGTCGCCCATAACCACCTTCAAGGTGAGTTGCCTCTTGGGGGATACTTCAATACAATCTCCCCATCGTCTGTCTCTGGCAATCCGTCATTGTGTGGCTCGGTTGTGAAGCGTGCTTGTCCCTCAGTCCACCCAAAGCCCATTGTCCTCAACCCTAACTCCTCTGATTCGTCCAATGGCAGTTCTTCCTCATTCAATCACCGGCGTAGGAAGATTGTTCTTAGCATCTCTGTTCTTATTGCCATTGGGGCTGCTGCTTTCATTGCTGTTGGTCTAGTGGTCGTTACTCTTCTCAATATCCATGTTCGGTCATCAATGTCACGTTCTGCTGCTGCACTCGCATTGTCTAATGGGGACGATTTCAGTTGTTCCCCCACTAATGATCCAAACTATGGCAAGCTTGTCATGTTTACTGGCGATGCTGAGTTTGTTGCTGGAGATCATGCACTGCTCAACAAGGACTGTGAACTTGGGGGTGGTGGGTTTGGGATTGTATACCGGGCAATTCTTCGAGATGGGCGTTCAGTTGCCATCAAGAAGCTGACAGTGTCCGGTTTGATCAAGTCTCAAGAAGATTTTGAGAGGGAAGTGAAACATCTTGGAAAGATCAGGCACCACAATCTTGTAGGACTCGACGGCTATTATTGGACTCCATCCTTGCAACTCCTCATCTATGAATATATATCCAGTGGGAGTTTGTATAGGCATCTCCACGACGCAACTGGCAGCAACTGCCTGACTTGGCGCCAGAGGTTCCGCGTAATTCTCGGGATGGCAAAAGGTTTGGCACATTTACATCAGTTGAACATAATTCACTACAATCTCAAATCGACCAACGTTCTCTTAGACGATTCTGGTGAGGCCAAAGTGGGAGACTTTGGCCTGGCGAGGCTGTTGCCAGcattggaccgttgtattttGAGCAGCAAAATCCAGAGTGCACTTGGCTACATGGCTCCTGAGTTTGCTTGTCGAACAGTGAAGATAACAGAGAAATGTGACGTGTATGGGTTCGGGGTCCTGGTTTTGGAGGTGGTTACTGGGAAAAGGCCTGTGGAATACATGGAAGATGACGTAGTGGTGCTTTGTGACATGGTAAGGAGAGCACTGGAGGATGGCAGGATGGAGGAATGTGTCGATGAGCGGCTTCAGAGTAATTTTCCTGCAGATGAGGCAATTCCAGTAATAAAGCTTGGTCTGATATGTGCATCACAAGTTCCATCAAATCGGCCTGACATGGAAGAGGTTGTTAACATCTTAGAATTGATCCAGTCTCCATCAGAGGGTCGAGAGGAGTTGGAATAG